The Mycolicibacterium mageritense genome contains a region encoding:
- a CDS encoding DHH family phosphoesterase, with translation MADIAAPGVRVDAHRAVDLLSAASSVSVVCHVYPDADTIGAGLALAQVLEGAGKSVEVAFAAPEKLPESLQSLPGGHLLVSPDVMRDDADLVVTVDIPSVNRLGALRGLAEDGRAVLVIDHHASNRLFGSANYVDPSADSTTMLVAEILDAWDKPIDRQVAHCLYAGLTTDTGSFRWASARAHRLAARLVELGVDNASISRTLLDTHPFAWLPMLSRVLSSAELCPEAVDGRGLVYVVVSHSEWSGARPEEVESIVDIVRTTQQAEVAAVFKEIEPQHWSVSMRAKSIDLSKVAMSFGGGGHRLAAGYSATGPARDVVKALQAALG, from the coding sequence ATGGCTGACATCGCTGCTCCTGGCGTGCGAGTCGACGCTCACCGAGCCGTCGATCTGCTCTCGGCGGCATCGAGCGTCAGCGTGGTGTGCCACGTCTACCCCGACGCCGACACCATCGGTGCGGGCTTGGCGCTCGCCCAGGTTCTCGAGGGCGCAGGCAAGAGCGTCGAAGTGGCGTTCGCCGCGCCGGAGAAGCTGCCGGAGTCCTTGCAGTCCCTGCCCGGCGGGCACCTGCTGGTCTCGCCCGACGTGATGCGTGACGACGCGGATCTCGTTGTCACGGTGGACATTCCAAGCGTCAACCGGCTCGGCGCGCTTCGAGGGCTCGCCGAGGACGGCCGCGCAGTCCTGGTCATCGACCATCACGCATCCAACCGGCTCTTCGGGTCGGCGAACTACGTCGATCCGTCGGCCGATTCCACCACGATGCTGGTGGCCGAGATCCTCGACGCGTGGGACAAGCCGATCGACCGTCAGGTCGCGCACTGCCTGTATGCGGGTCTGACCACCGACACCGGATCGTTTCGGTGGGCCAGTGCACGGGCACACCGGCTGGCGGCCCGGCTCGTCGAATTGGGCGTGGACAACGCCTCCATCAGCCGGACCCTGCTCGACACCCATCCGTTCGCGTGGCTGCCGATGCTGTCGCGGGTGCTGTCCTCGGCAGAGCTGTGCCCCGAGGCCGTCGACGGCCGCGGCCTGGTGTACGTCGTCGTATCCCACTCCGAGTGGTCCGGCGCCCGGCCCGAAGAGGTCGAGAGCATCGTCGACATCGTCCGCACCACCCAGCAGGCCGAGGTCGCCGCGGTGTTCAAGGAGATCGAGCCGCAGCACTGGTCGGTGTCGATGCGGGCGAAGTCCATCGACCTGTCGAAGGTCGCGATGTCGTTCGGCGGCGGTGGGCACCGGCTGGCCGCAGGCTATTCCGCGACGGGTCCGGCCCGGGACGTGGTGAAGGCGTTGCAGGCCGCTCTTGGCTGA
- a CDS encoding YlxR family protein, whose protein sequence is MSDGNGQHVVSVDPAARLPGRGAWLHRDRQCLQVAIRRRAFARALRIAGSPDTSAVVEYIETFENEENEEVPDHVGKENR, encoded by the coding sequence GTGAGCGACGGGAACGGACAGCACGTCGTTTCCGTTGACCCAGCGGCAAGGCTTCCCGGGCGTGGTGCTTGGTTGCACCGCGACCGGCAGTGCCTACAGGTGGCAATCCGGCGGCGGGCATTCGCCCGAGCGCTGCGCATCGCCGGTTCGCCGGACACGTCCGCGGTGGTCGAGTACATCGAGACCTTCGAGAACGAAGAGAACGAAGAAGTGCCCGATCACGTCGGTAAAGAGAACAGGTAG
- a CDS encoding proline--tRNA ligase, with product MITRMSELFLRTLRDDPADAEVPSHKLLIRAGYVRPVGPGIYSWLPLGLRVLRRIEKIVRDEMNAIGGQEILLPALLPRGPYETTNRWTEYGDTLFRLQDRRGNDYLLGPTHEEIFTLTVKGEYSSYKDFPAILYQIQTKYRDEARPRAGILRGREFVMKDSYSFDIDDDGLKNAYHAHREAYQRIFARLGVRYVIVSAVSGAMGGSASEEFLAESEVGEDTFVRCLDSGYAANVEAVITRAPAPLPIDGQPEAVVHDTPNTPTIATLVEWANSTGLPQFSDRAVTAADTLKNILVKTREPGGEWELLGIGVPGDREVDEKRLGAALEPAEFALLDEADFAKNPFLVKGYVGPKALLENGVRYLVDPRIVDGTAWITGADAPNKHVVGLVMGRDFTADGTIEAAEVRDGDPSPDGAGVLTSARGIEIGHIFQLGRKYADAFTADVLGEDGKPVRLTMGSYGVGVSRLVAVIAEQQHDELGLRWPASVAPFDVHVVVANKDDAARTGATELVAGLDRLGHEVLFDDRKASPGVKFKDAELLGMPWIVVVGRGFSDGVVELRNRLTGEKQEIPVDGAVEAISAALTT from the coding sequence GTGATCACCCGAATGTCAGAGCTGTTCCTGCGCACCCTGCGCGACGACCCCGCCGACGCCGAGGTGCCCAGCCACAAGCTGCTGATCCGGGCCGGCTACGTCCGCCCGGTCGGCCCAGGCATCTACAGCTGGCTGCCACTGGGCCTTCGGGTGCTGCGCCGGATCGAGAAGATCGTCCGCGACGAGATGAACGCCATCGGCGGTCAGGAGATCCTGTTGCCCGCGCTGCTGCCGCGTGGGCCTTATGAGACCACCAATCGGTGGACCGAGTACGGCGACACCCTGTTCCGGCTGCAGGACCGGCGCGGCAACGACTATCTGCTCGGGCCGACGCACGAGGAGATCTTCACACTCACGGTCAAGGGGGAGTACTCCTCCTACAAGGATTTTCCGGCCATCCTGTACCAGATCCAGACCAAATACCGCGACGAGGCACGACCGCGTGCCGGCATCCTGCGTGGTCGCGAGTTCGTCATGAAGGACTCGTATTCGTTCGACATCGACGACGACGGCCTCAAGAACGCCTACCACGCGCACCGTGAGGCCTATCAGCGCATCTTTGCGCGCCTGGGGGTGCGCTACGTGATCGTGTCGGCCGTATCCGGCGCGATGGGCGGCAGCGCTTCCGAGGAATTCCTCGCCGAGAGTGAGGTGGGAGAGGACACGTTCGTCCGCTGCCTGGACTCCGGCTACGCGGCCAACGTCGAGGCGGTGATCACGCGGGCACCGGCGCCGCTGCCGATCGATGGGCAGCCCGAGGCGGTCGTCCACGACACGCCAAACACCCCGACCATCGCGACCCTCGTGGAGTGGGCCAATTCCACTGGCCTGCCGCAGTTCTCGGACCGCGCGGTGACCGCGGCCGACACGCTCAAGAACATCCTGGTCAAGACCCGCGAACCCGGTGGCGAGTGGGAACTGCTCGGCATCGGTGTGCCCGGCGATCGTGAGGTCGACGAGAAGCGCCTCGGCGCCGCGCTCGAACCGGCCGAGTTCGCGCTGCTCGACGAGGCCGACTTCGCCAAGAACCCCTTCCTGGTCAAGGGCTACGTAGGCCCGAAGGCGTTGCTGGAGAACGGGGTTCGCTATCTCGTCGACCCGCGGATCGTGGACGGCACGGCCTGGATCACGGGCGCCGACGCGCCCAACAAGCACGTCGTTGGCCTGGTCATGGGCCGCGATTTCACCGCCGACGGCACCATCGAGGCGGCCGAGGTCCGCGACGGCGACCCGTCGCCGGATGGCGCGGGTGTGTTGACCTCGGCGCGCGGCATCGAGATCGGCCACATCTTCCAGCTGGGCCGCAAGTACGCCGACGCGTTCACCGCCGATGTGCTCGGCGAGGACGGCAAGCCGGTCCGGTTGACGATGGGCTCCTACGGTGTCGGGGTGTCGCGACTGGTCGCGGTGATCGCCGAACAGCAGCACGACGAGCTCGGCCTGCGCTGGCCGGCGTCGGTGGCGCCGTTCGACGTGCACGTCGTGGTGGCCAACAAGGACGACGCGGCCCGCACCGGCGCCACCGAGCTGGTGGCAGGCCTGGACCGGCTCGGCCACGAAGTGCTGTTCGACGACCGCAAGGCCTCACCCGGCGTGAAGTTCAAGGACGCCGAGCTGCTGGGCATGCCCTGGATCGTCGTGGTCGGGCGCGGCTTCTCCGACGGTGTGGTCGAGCTGCGCAATCGGCTCACCGGCGAAAAACAGGAGATCCCGGTGGACGGCGCGGTCGAGGCGATCTCGGCGGCCCTCACCACCTAG
- a CDS encoding MATE family efflux transporter, translated as MAEFGLDAEGDRPVAPVTSRRIAALALPALGVLAAEPVYLLFDIAIVGRLGALSLAGLAIGGLVLSLVSSQLTFLSYGTTARSARFYGAGDRTAAVGEGVQATWLAVLLGVLILAVVQAVAVPLLSVISGGGEIAEAALPWLRIAILGAPAILISLAGNGWMRGVQDTVRPLRYVVTGFAVSAVLCPLLVYGWLGMPRLELAGSAVANLVGQWVAAAMFIWALLSEKVPLGLHPSVLRAQLVMGRDLLLRTMAFQACFVSAGAVAARFGAAAVAAHQVVLQLWSFLALVLDSLAIAAQSLVGAALGAGELGHAKVVAWRVTVFSTVAAVVLAAVFAVGADVMPALFTDDRSVLDEIGVPWWFLVAQLPIAGIVFALDGVLLGAGDAKFMRNATLVSALVGFLPLIWLSLIYGWGLLGIWSGLSTFMVLRLVFVGWRAFSGRWLVAGTG; from the coding sequence TTGGCTGAGTTCGGCCTCGACGCGGAAGGCGACCGGCCCGTCGCGCCCGTGACGAGTCGGCGCATCGCCGCGTTGGCGCTTCCCGCGCTGGGAGTGCTGGCCGCCGAGCCCGTCTACCTGTTATTCGACATCGCGATCGTCGGCCGGCTGGGTGCGCTCAGCCTCGCCGGCCTGGCGATCGGCGGTTTGGTGCTCAGCCTCGTCAGTTCGCAGCTGACCTTCTTGTCCTACGGAACCACGGCGCGCTCGGCGCGGTTCTACGGTGCCGGGGACCGGACCGCGGCGGTCGGCGAAGGCGTCCAGGCCACCTGGCTGGCAGTGCTGCTCGGTGTGCTGATCCTCGCGGTCGTGCAGGCTGTTGCGGTGCCGCTGCTGTCGGTGATCTCCGGCGGCGGCGAGATCGCCGAGGCGGCGTTGCCGTGGCTGCGGATCGCGATCCTGGGAGCGCCCGCGATCCTCATCTCGTTGGCCGGCAACGGCTGGATGCGCGGTGTGCAGGACACCGTGCGTCCGCTGCGCTACGTCGTGACCGGATTCGCGGTCTCGGCGGTGCTATGTCCGCTGCTGGTGTACGGCTGGCTGGGAATGCCGCGGCTGGAGCTGGCGGGCTCCGCGGTGGCCAACCTGGTGGGGCAGTGGGTCGCGGCGGCGATGTTCATCTGGGCGCTGTTGTCGGAAAAGGTTCCGCTGGGTCTGCACCCGTCGGTGCTGCGGGCCCAGCTGGTGATGGGCCGGGATCTGCTGCTGCGCACCATGGCGTTTCAGGCGTGCTTCGTCTCGGCCGGTGCGGTGGCGGCCCGCTTCGGCGCGGCCGCGGTCGCGGCGCATCAGGTCGTGCTGCAGCTGTGGAGCTTCCTCGCGCTGGTGCTCGACTCGCTGGCCATCGCGGCGCAGTCACTCGTCGGTGCCGCGTTGGGCGCGGGCGAACTGGGCCACGCCAAGGTCGTGGCCTGGCGCGTGACGGTGTTCTCGACTGTGGCCGCGGTCGTGCTGGCGGCGGTGTTCGCGGTCGGGGCCGACGTCATGCCCGCGTTGTTCACCGATGACCGTTCGGTGCTCGACGAGATCGGCGTGCCATGGTGGTTCCTGGTGGCTCAATTGCCGATCGCCGGAATCGTTTTCGCGCTCGACGGGGTACTGCTCGGCGCAGGCGACGCGAAGTTCATGCGCAACGCGACACTGGTCAGCGCGTTGGTCGGGTTCCTGCCGTTGATCTGGTTGTCGCTGATCTACGGCTGGGGGCTGCTCGGCATCTGGTCGGGCTTGAGCACGTTCATGGTGCTGCGGTTGGTCTTCGTCGGCTGGCGCGCGTTCTCCGGGCGCTGGCTCGTAGCCGGCACCGGCTGA
- a CDS encoding ferritin-like domain-containing protein — translation MTSPEPARPTTAEDGALFDAVATEHGIIYGYGLVSAHATAEDNALVAAAMAEHRARREAAIAMLDQRSVTPPLPAAGYQLPAQVTDPTDAANLAVRMEQDAAVAWRAVLEQATTSELRTFAVTALTEAAVTAARWSQMLDVWPVTVAFPGGSE, via the coding sequence ATGACCTCACCCGAACCGGCACGGCCCACCACGGCCGAGGACGGCGCCCTGTTCGACGCCGTGGCCACCGAGCACGGCATCATCTACGGCTACGGCCTGGTCTCCGCACATGCCACCGCCGAGGACAACGCCCTGGTGGCGGCAGCGATGGCCGAACACCGGGCCCGCCGCGAAGCCGCGATCGCGATGCTCGACCAACGCTCGGTGACCCCGCCGCTGCCCGCGGCCGGCTACCAGCTGCCGGCCCAGGTGACCGATCCCACCGATGCCGCCAACCTCGCGGTGCGCATGGAGCAGGATGCGGCCGTCGCCTGGCGCGCGGTACTCGAACAGGCGACCACGAGCGAGCTGCGCACCTTCGCCGTGACCGCCCTGACCGAAGCCGCGGTCACCGCGGCCAGGTGGAGCCAGATGCTCGACGTCTGGCCAGTCACCGTCGCGTTCCCGGGCGGCTCCGAATAA
- the infB gene encoding translation initiation factor IF-2, whose product MAGKARVHELAKELGVTSKELLAKLKEQGEFVKSASSTVEAPVARRLRETFGTQSAAKSDNKPAARPAPRTDAKPGGGATPAAPRPSATPGPVTPAASAPSPAAARPAPAKPAAPAPAASQAKPAAPKPAAPQAPAAPSAPAASAAPSAPAATPAPRPTPGATPGPRPGPSNAPKPAPRTPRVGNNPFSTQQPAERPIPRPQPRPGAPRPGGGPRPSPGNMPPRPAGAGAPGRGGPRPGPRPGGGPRPGGQGGRPGGGGGGNYRGGGAGGGGGAAAGGGGGFRGRPGGGGGGRPGQRGGAAGAFGRPGGAPKRGRKSKRQKRQEYDSMQAPVVGGVRLPHGNGETIRLARGASLSDFADKINANPASLVQALFNLGEMVTATQSVGDETLELLGSEMNYVVQVVSPEDEDRELLESFDLTYGEDEGGEEDLQVRPPVVTVMGHVDHGKTRLLDTIRKANVREGEAGGITQHIGAYQVEVDLDGNVRPITFIDTPGHEAFTAMRARGAKATDIAILVVAADDGVMPQTVEAINHAQAADVPIVVAVNKIDKEGADPQKIRAQLTEYNLVAEDYGGDTMFVDISARQGTNIDQLLEAVLLTADAALDLRANPDMEAQGVAIEAHLDRGRGPVATVLIQRGTLRVGDSIVAGDAYGRVRRMVDEHGEDVEEALPSRPVQVVGFTSVPGAGDNLLVVDEDRIARQIADRRNARKRNALAARSRKRISLEDLDSALKETSQLNLILKGDNSGTVEALEEALMGIQVDDEVELRVIDRGVGGVTETNVNLASASDAIIIGFNVRAEGKATELANREGVEIRYYSVIYQAIDDIESALKGMLKPVYEEKELGRAEIRAIFRSSKVGNIAGCLVQSGIMRRNAKARLLRDNVVVAENLTVSSLKREKDDATEVREGYECGLTLTYSDIKEGDIIETYELVEKART is encoded by the coding sequence GTGGCAGGTAAGGCCCGTGTACACGAGTTGGCCAAGGAACTCGGTGTCACAAGCAAGGAGCTGCTCGCCAAGCTCAAGGAGCAGGGCGAGTTCGTCAAATCGGCGTCTTCCACGGTGGAAGCGCCCGTCGCGCGGCGGCTGCGCGAAACGTTCGGCACGCAGTCTGCGGCCAAGTCCGACAACAAGCCCGCAGCGCGTCCCGCGCCTCGAACCGATGCAAAGCCCGGTGGCGGTGCCACGCCGGCGGCTCCGCGGCCGTCCGCGACCCCCGGCCCGGTGACCCCGGCCGCGTCGGCGCCCTCGCCGGCGGCTGCCCGGCCGGCTCCGGCCAAGCCCGCAGCGCCCGCACCAGCCGCGTCCCAGGCCAAGCCTGCGGCCCCGAAGCCGGCTGCTCCGCAGGCTCCGGCCGCCCCGAGTGCCCCGGCGGCGTCCGCGGCGCCGAGTGCCCCCGCGGCGACACCGGCACCGCGCCCGACCCCGGGGGCCACCCCCGGTCCCCGGCCCGGCCCGTCCAACGCACCGAAGCCCGCGCCCCGTACGCCGCGGGTCGGCAACAACCCGTTCTCCACTCAGCAGCCTGCTGAGCGGCCCATCCCGCGTCCCCAGCCGCGTCCGGGTGCACCCCGGCCCGGCGGTGGCCCACGTCCGTCACCCGGCAACATGCCCCCGCGTCCGGCGGGTGCAGGCGCGCCGGGTCGCGGTGGCCCCCGCCCCGGTCCGCGTCCCGGCGGTGGCCCCCGTCCCGGTGGACAGGGCGGTCGTCCCGGTGGCGGCGGTGGCGGTAACTACCGCGGCGGCGGTGCCGGTGGCGGTGGCGGTGCTGCGGCCGGTGGTGGCGGTGGCTTCCGCGGCCGCCCGGGCGGTGGCGGCGGTGGCCGTCCCGGCCAGCGCGGCGGCGCGGCAGGTGCCTTCGGTCGTCCCGGCGGCGCTCCCAAGCGCGGTCGCAAGAGCAAGCGGCAGAAGCGGCAGGAATACGACTCGATGCAGGCGCCGGTCGTCGGCGGCGTGCGGTTGCCGCACGGCAACGGTGAGACCATTCGGCTGGCCCGCGGCGCATCGCTGTCCGACTTCGCCGACAAGATCAACGCCAACCCGGCCTCGCTGGTGCAGGCGCTGTTCAACCTCGGTGAGATGGTCACCGCGACGCAGTCGGTCGGCGACGAGACGCTCGAGCTGCTCGGCAGCGAGATGAACTACGTCGTGCAGGTCGTGTCCCCGGAGGACGAGGACCGCGAGCTGCTCGAATCCTTCGACCTCACCTACGGCGAGGACGAAGGCGGCGAAGAGGATCTGCAGGTCCGTCCACCCGTTGTCACCGTCATGGGCCACGTCGACCACGGCAAGACCCGACTGCTCGACACGATCCGTAAGGCCAACGTCCGGGAGGGCGAGGCCGGCGGCATCACGCAGCACATCGGCGCCTACCAGGTGGAGGTGGACCTCGACGGCAACGTCCGGCCCATCACCTTCATCGACACCCCGGGTCACGAGGCGTTCACCGCCATGCGTGCCCGCGGTGCCAAGGCCACCGACATCGCGATCCTGGTGGTCGCGGCCGACGACGGCGTCATGCCGCAGACGGTCGAGGCGATCAACCACGCGCAGGCCGCTGACGTGCCGATCGTGGTCGCGGTCAACAAGATCGACAAGGAAGGCGCGGACCCGCAGAAGATCCGGGCTCAGCTCACCGAGTACAACCTGGTGGCCGAGGACTACGGCGGCGACACCATGTTCGTCGACATCTCGGCACGGCAGGGCACCAACATCGACCAGCTGCTCGAAGCGGTGCTGCTGACCGCCGATGCCGCCCTGGATCTGCGGGCCAATCCCGACATGGAAGCCCAGGGCGTGGCCATCGAGGCGCACCTGGACCGCGGCCGTGGTCCCGTTGCCACCGTGCTCATCCAGCGCGGCACCCTGCGGGTCGGCGACTCGATCGTCGCCGGCGACGCCTACGGGCGTGTCCGCCGCATGGTCGACGAGCACGGCGAGGACGTCGAAGAGGCGCTGCCATCGCGGCCGGTGCAGGTCGTGGGCTTCACGTCGGTGCCGGGCGCAGGCGACAACCTGCTGGTCGTCGACGAGGACCGCATCGCCCGCCAGATCGCCGACCGGCGCAACGCGCGCAAGCGCAACGCGTTGGCCGCCCGTTCGCGCAAGCGGATCAGCCTGGAAGATCTCGATTCGGCGCTGAAGGAAACCAGCCAGCTGAACCTGATCCTCAAGGGCGACAACTCGGGTACCGTCGAGGCCCTCGAGGAGGCCCTGATGGGCATCCAGGTCGACGACGAGGTGGAGCTGCGCGTCATCGACCGCGGCGTCGGTGGGGTCACCGAGACCAACGTCAACCTGGCATCGGCGTCGGACGCGATCATCATCGGGTTCAACGTCCGCGCCGAGGGCAAGGCGACCGAGCTGGCCAACCGCGAGGGTGTGGAGATCCGCTACTACTCGGTGATCTACCAGGCCATCGACGACATCGAGAGCGCGCTCAAGGGCATGCTCAAGCCTGTCTACGAGGAGAAGGAGCTCGGCCGCGCCGAGATCCGGGCGATCTTCCGGTCGTCGAAGGTCGGCAACATCGCCGGCTGCCTCGTGCAGTCCGGGATCATGCGGCGCAACGCCAAGGCCCGGTTGCTGCGGGACAACGTCGTGGTCGCCGAGAACCTCACGGTGTCGTCGCTCAAGCGTGAGAAGGACGATGCCACCGAGGTCCGCGAGGGTTACGAGTGCGGTCTCACGCTGACCTACTCGGACATCAAGGAAGGCGACATCATCGAGACGTACGAGCTGGTCGAGAAGGCGCGTACGTAA
- the rbfA gene encoding 30S ribosome-binding factor RbfA produces MVDPARAKRLAKRISTIVASAIEYEIKDPRLAGVTITDAKVSGDLHDATLYYTVMGPTLDDEPDYAGAAAALEKAKGVLRTKVGAGTGVRFTPTLAFVRDTVPDAAHRMEELLAAARAADADLARVREGATHAGDADPYRVSGAEDTNGPVDGADTEDDGDYRTRDDRFDG; encoded by the coding sequence GTGGTTGACCCTGCACGCGCGAAACGACTCGCCAAGCGGATCTCCACGATCGTCGCCTCGGCCATCGAGTACGAGATCAAGGATCCGCGCCTGGCGGGTGTGACCATCACCGACGCGAAGGTGTCCGGTGACCTTCACGACGCCACGCTGTACTACACGGTGATGGGGCCGACGCTGGACGACGAGCCGGATTACGCCGGTGCGGCGGCAGCGTTGGAGAAGGCCAAGGGCGTGCTGCGGACCAAGGTGGGCGCCGGGACCGGGGTGCGATTCACCCCGACCCTGGCGTTCGTCCGCGACACCGTGCCCGATGCGGCGCACCGCATGGAGGAGCTGCTGGCCGCCGCCCGGGCTGCCGACGCCGATTTGGCCCGAGTTCGGGAGGGTGCCACACACGCCGGTGACGCCGACCCGTACCGTGTGAGCGGGGCGGAGGACACGAACGGGCCTGTCGACGGGGCAGACACAGAGGACGACGGTGACTACCGAACTCGTGACGACCGATTCGATGGCTGA
- a CDS encoding class I SAM-dependent methyltransferase gives MGSVRAVNHHADHPGFAGIGGVLCGLLFLVVGRAKARMAADIAEVSSADHVVDVGCGPGTAARVAARRGARVTGVDPASTMLRVARMVTPRRLAVTWREGTAEALPVADGSATVVWALATVHHWQDVGVAVGEARRVLEPGGRLLAVERQVAADATGLASHGWTEEQAESFAELCRHAGFDDVTVARRGSGKRAVWVVGGTRH, from the coding sequence ATGGGCTCCGTACGTGCGGTCAATCACCACGCCGACCACCCCGGATTCGCGGGGATCGGTGGTGTGCTGTGCGGGCTGCTCTTCCTCGTGGTGGGGCGGGCGAAGGCCAGGATGGCGGCCGACATCGCGGAGGTGTCGTCCGCAGACCATGTCGTCGATGTCGGATGCGGCCCCGGCACCGCGGCCCGCGTGGCCGCCCGCAGGGGCGCCCGGGTCACCGGTGTCGATCCGGCATCGACCATGCTCAGGGTCGCGCGCATGGTGACCCCGCGCAGGCTCGCCGTCACGTGGCGCGAAGGCACTGCCGAAGCCCTCCCGGTTGCCGACGGATCGGCGACCGTGGTGTGGGCGCTGGCCACCGTGCACCACTGGCAAGACGTCGGTGTGGCCGTCGGCGAGGCGCGCCGCGTGCTGGAGCCGGGCGGACGGTTGCTCGCGGTCGAGCGGCAGGTGGCGGCCGACGCCACCGGATTGGCCAGCCACGGCTGGACCGAGGAGCAGGCCGAGTCCTTCGCGGAGCTGTGTCGCCACGCGGGTTTCGACGACGTGACCGTGGCCCGGCGCGGCAGCGGCAAGCGGGCCGTGTGGGTGGTCGGCGGTACTCGCCACTGA
- the rimP gene encoding ribosome maturation factor RimP: MAPDPKLRSADLPSQKQVIELLDGEFTRAGYEIDDVVIDAAARPPRVTVVADGDQGLDLDSLAELSRTASELLDQLDRGDTPYVLEVTSRGVDRPLTEAKHFRRNRARKAELTLADGSTLTGRLGETDAESVQVVVRSARDFEVRRVALADIVKAVVQVEFSPPNRRELELAGESGKGAHR; this comes from the coding sequence GTGGCACCGGATCCGAAGTTGCGGTCTGCGGATTTACCGTCGCAGAAGCAGGTGATCGAACTGCTGGACGGCGAGTTCACGCGCGCCGGTTATGAAATCGACGATGTCGTCATCGACGCTGCCGCTCGGCCGCCGCGCGTCACCGTGGTAGCGGACGGCGATCAGGGGCTCGACCTGGATTCGCTTGCGGAACTGTCGCGGACGGCATCCGAATTGCTCGATCAACTCGACCGCGGCGACACGCCGTACGTGCTCGAGGTCACGTCGCGCGGTGTCGATCGACCGTTGACCGAGGCCAAGCACTTCCGGCGGAACCGCGCCCGCAAGGCAGAACTGACGTTGGCCGACGGTTCGACGCTCACCGGCAGGCTGGGGGAGACCGACGCCGAGTCGGTACAGGTGGTGGTCAGGTCCGCCCGGGATTTCGAGGTCCGCCGGGTCGCCCTCGCCGACATTGTCAAAGCCGTTGTCCAAGTGGAGTTTTCGCCGCCCAACCGGCGTGAACTGGAACTGGCCGGAGAATCTGGGAAGGGGGCCCACCGATGA
- the nusA gene encoding transcription termination factor NusA produces MNIDMAALHAIEADKGITVDVVIETIKSALLTAYRHTDGHEPDAYIDIDRKTGVVKVIARQTDADGNVVHEWDDTPEGFGRIAATTARQVILQRLRDAENEKTYGEFSAHEGDIVAGVIQRDARANARGLVVVRIGSETKGSEGVIPSAEQVPGERYEHGDRLRCYVVGVTRGAREPLITLSRTHPNLVRKLFSLEVPEIADGSVEIVAVAREAGHRSKIAVTSRVPGLNAKGACIGPMGQRVRNVMSELSGEKIDIIDYDEDPARFVANALSPAKVVSVSVIDEAARAARVVVPDFQLSLAIGKEGQNARLAARLTGWRIDIRSDAAAQSDSEAPHGAVRD; encoded by the coding sequence ATGAACATCGACATGGCGGCGCTGCATGCCATCGAGGCGGACAAGGGCATCACGGTTGACGTGGTCATCGAGACCATCAAGTCGGCGCTGCTGACGGCCTACCGGCACACCGACGGTCACGAACCCGATGCCTACATCGACATCGATCGCAAGACGGGTGTCGTCAAGGTCATCGCGCGGCAGACCGACGCCGACGGCAACGTCGTGCACGAGTGGGACGACACGCCCGAGGGTTTCGGCCGGATCGCCGCGACCACCGCCAGACAGGTCATCCTGCAGCGGTTGCGCGACGCGGAGAACGAGAAGACCTACGGCGAGTTCTCGGCGCACGAGGGCGACATCGTGGCAGGCGTGATCCAGCGTGACGCGCGCGCCAATGCCCGCGGCCTGGTCGTGGTGCGCATCGGCAGTGAGACCAAGGGCTCGGAAGGTGTGATCCCGAGCGCCGAGCAGGTGCCCGGCGAACGCTATGAACACGGCGACCGCCTGCGCTGCTACGTCGTCGGCGTCACCCGCGGAGCCCGCGAGCCGCTGATCACCCTGTCGCGTACGCACCCGAACCTGGTGCGCAAGCTGTTCTCGCTCGAAGTGCCCGAGATCGCCGACGGGTCGGTGGAGATCGTCGCGGTGGCCCGCGAGGCCGGCCACCGGTCCAAGATCGCCGTCACGTCGCGGGTGCCCGGGCTGAACGCGAAAGGCGCCTGCATCGGGCCCATGGGTCAGCGGGTGCGCAACGTGATGAGCGAGCTGTCGGGCGAGAAGATCGACATCATCGACTACGACGAGGATCCGGCCCGGTTCGTCGCCAACGCGCTGTCACCGGCCAAGGTCGTGTCGGTATCGGTGATCGACGAGGCCGCGCGCGCGGCCCGCGTGGTGGTGCCTGACTTCCAGCTGTCTCTGGCAATCGGCAAGGAAGGGCAAAACGCCAGGTTGGCGGCCCGCTTGACCGGTTGGCGCATCGATATCCGCAGCGATGCCGCGGCCCAGTCGGACTCCGAGGCGCCGCACGGGGCGGTCCGCGACTGA